From Achromobacter spanius, a single genomic window includes:
- a CDS encoding ABC transporter substrate-binding protein, with protein sequence MFKFNKIVLALGVCGALASGTAAADMKVGALFPFSGALALLGQESYRGLELAVNEINAAGGINGEKIEIIKADAVDPTQAVSETKRLISANVVGVFGSYASGISYAASPVTELAGVPYFELGATAHKITTRNYKYLFRSNPNTALYGVSVVNALHDTIAPGMGLNPKDIKIGIIHEDGPYGTDVAATEKKRAQELGYNVVEVLPYSAKTVDLSSLILRLKGAKADVVLQTAYQNDAILFFSQARAAAFKPKVVIGAGGGYSLADTAKAVGADMNGVFDLDFPQSSINPAGAPGLDKFLEAYKSTYKSDPQSGHSLTNYVGAKAFFEAIGNAKSTDKDKIRAAVLAYKKPAGQTANGWGFDFGEDGQNNASTFYVMQWQDGKLVTIGPENLALGKPIFKK encoded by the coding sequence GTGTTCAAGTTCAACAAAATTGTTTTGGCGCTGGGTGTGTGCGGCGCGCTGGCAAGCGGCACCGCAGCAGCCGACATGAAGGTGGGCGCCCTCTTCCCGTTCAGCGGCGCGCTTGCGCTGCTTGGACAGGAAAGCTATCGCGGTCTGGAATTGGCCGTTAACGAGATCAACGCCGCAGGTGGGATCAACGGCGAGAAGATTGAAATCATCAAGGCCGACGCCGTCGACCCGACCCAGGCGGTGTCCGAGACCAAGCGCCTGATCTCGGCCAACGTGGTCGGCGTGTTCGGCAGCTACGCATCCGGCATTTCGTATGCGGCCTCGCCCGTGACGGAGTTGGCGGGCGTGCCCTACTTCGAGTTGGGCGCCACCGCGCACAAGATCACCACGCGCAACTACAAGTACCTGTTCCGCAGCAACCCCAACACCGCGCTGTACGGCGTGTCGGTGGTGAACGCGTTGCATGACACCATCGCGCCGGGCATGGGCCTGAACCCGAAGGACATCAAGATCGGCATCATCCACGAAGACGGCCCGTACGGCACCGACGTGGCGGCCACCGAAAAGAAGCGCGCGCAGGAGCTTGGCTACAACGTGGTGGAGGTTCTGCCTTATTCGGCCAAGACAGTCGACCTGTCTTCGCTGATCTTGCGCCTGAAGGGCGCGAAGGCCGACGTGGTGTTGCAGACGGCCTACCAGAACGACGCCATCCTGTTCTTCAGCCAGGCGCGCGCGGCGGCCTTCAAGCCCAAGGTCGTGATCGGCGCGGGCGGCGGTTATTCGCTGGCCGACACCGCCAAGGCCGTGGGCGCCGACATGAACGGCGTGTTCGACCTGGACTTCCCGCAATCGTCCATCAATCCGGCCGGCGCGCCGGGCCTGGACAAGTTCCTCGAAGCCTACAAGTCCACGTACAAGAGCGATCCGCAATCCGGCCACAGCCTGACCAACTACGTCGGCGCCAAGGCTTTCTTTGAAGCCATCGGCAACGCCAAGTCCACCGACAAGGACAAGATCCGCGCCGCGGTGCTGGCCTACAAGAAACCTGCCGGCCAGACGGCCAACGGCTGGGGCTTTGACTTCGGCGAAGACGGGCAGAACAATGCCTCGACCTTCTACGTGATGCAGTGGCAAGACGGCAAGCTCGTCACCATCGGCCCGGAAAACCTCGCACTCGGCAAGCCCATCTTCAAGAAATAA